The Psychrobium sp. MM17-31 DNA window GAAGATCTAGTTCATATTACTAATTTGAGCATTATTAATTCACCTAAACAGCAATATCATGTTTTTCATGTTGAATGTAATAATTGCCATAGTATGAGGTTTTTCAATTGGATTAGCATTGAAAAAGAGATTTTGAGAATGAAAGACGAGGGGATCTTTTACGATGAGAACTAAGCATTTAACAATTGCGTTAGTTATTTATGCAATGATATTTGTCCTTTTATTTTATGTATCCAATGAATTTGTTAAAAACCCTACTGGAAGTTTTGAGATATTTTCTTTGACGATAGAGTCATCTATGGTTGAGTCTTATCTAGCTTCGTCACTAGATAATATTATTTTTTTCTCAACTATAGGAATATTATTGTTTTTAATTTCCAAAGAGAAGCCTGAAAATAATAAGTTATTTGAAAAAATTAAATATATTTTTCCTATAGTTGAACAAGACAAACAGTTGAGTAGCTATTTAAAGAAGAAAATTTCTTCATTGGCTTGCATTGTGACCGAGTCAGAAAGAAATATAGAGTTAATGGAGTCTTCTAGTTGCGATAAGTTTGTAAAGCTCTCAATAAGTAGCGAATCTCATTTGAAGAATATTTATGGAAAAGATGATTTTATAAGTGATGAAATTATCTTTAGTGTAAAAGTTGACCCTGTACCTTTTGAAGACATCTATGGCGAGATTTCGGAAGTTTATATTACTGATACTTTAGAAGCTATTCCAAAGGACAATGAGAAACTTAAATTTATTAAACGTTTAGTTAAGGATGATTGTGAATTTTCTAAAAGGTTGAAGGTAAAACTAAAACCTAATAAAGGCGCTTTATATAAAACTACTGCATGGTATTGGCAAAATATTGATGAGAAGTTTAATTTTCATGTTAGTAGATTTACGGAAAAACAGATTTATAATGTGACCAATAGTACAGCTAATGCTATGAATGTAACGTTTGGCTCTAATAAAATAAAGCTTAACTTTAATCAAAAACTAAGCAAGATTGTTTCTAATCTTTCAAGTGGTGAATTTGTAGATTTTTTCCAAGATTCAAAGAAAGTAGATGATAGTTTAAGACAATTGGAGAGTGAGCACCTTAAAGAGTTAACATATTCGATAGAGCCTGGCGAAAGTGTGAAGCTAGAATTGGTAAATGTTACACCCGATGATCAGTTTACTATTCAAGTTAATCAGTCCGACACAAAATCTAATTTTTCAAAAGCACATGCAAATTTATCAAATCAGTAAAATTAATACTTAGAAAACTACAAAAATACCAAAAATGTGGTAATCTTTAATTTATGAATAAGTAACTCTACGATTAGGAGCTTGCAAATGATTGTGAATGGTTCAGATTTTACAGGTGCTTAGATAAAGCATAAATCCTGTATTGCTAAATGAAGCAGAGTTAATTTAAAACTTATCGATAAACCTTTGCTTAAAGTTGTTTAAATTAAAAGCCGAATAGAAATATTCGGCTTTTTTGTGTAGTGAAAAGATTTGACAGACGATCATTTCTAATTCATTGTCGAAATCATGTTGGCTTCGACTACATTTGATAAGCTTATATCGAGCGTAGTAGAAATCGAATATGACTAAAGCAAAACATCAGCTTACTGATTTGTCGGCAACTTCTTACTCTATAACTATCAATCATCCGGTTAATTTTATAATATCAGCTTCGAATTAAATTAATATCAAGGATGAATTATGCGCTTAAGCGTTATCGCATTAGTTATTGTTGCAGCTTCTGGCTGTAGTACCACTCAGCAACAAACTCCCGTAAAAAACACCAACGTTTCACTTGTAGCTCAACAAGAAGTTAAGCCGTCTGGTAATGAGAGTTACTCGATATTTTCTATCATTTCTAATCAAGCTTTAGCTTCTTATAAAACTAAATATAGGGAAGCGACAAATCATAAGGCATTTGCGCAATCTGCTGCTGGTGCATGGAATTGGCGATCTAATAGAACATCAAAGCAACACGCAATCGATAGTGCATTAATTGCATGCCAAGCAAACAATGAAAAATACGAGGCTAAGCATCCATGTCGAATTATCAATGTAGACGGTAAATGGATTACAGAATGATAAATAGAAGGTAGACATTTGATTGAAAAATATGAGGCTGGCGATCACTTTTAATTGATTGTTGGAATCATGTTAGCTTTGATAAGTTTGAACAGAACATAATTCTCTCCTTGCCCCTATTAGTTATTGGAGTATGATTAACTATTGATGTAGCAGACATGTAGAAGTATGACATCACGTAACCTTTGAGGTCGAGGCAGTGTCCGGTAATGACGTTCTGAATCCAAGATGATGTCTTGGCGAAGGCTCCCTAGATGGAGCCTTTGTTATTTCTTGTGTGGGATAAATGTTGAAACTCAGTCGGGGCTTTACTGGCAACGGTTATGAGCAAACCTTTCATTACTCGTTAATCCACACTCTCCACCGACTGCAAATACTGCCGATAAAACTCATCTGTTTTTATCGCGGGTGACCAGTAATATCCTTGGCCGTATTTGCCGCCCAGTGTTCGAATAACTTCTAATTCACCGTCGTTTTCTATGCCTTCGATAATAGTTTCTGATTGTAGGGTTTTGGCGAGTTTTAGCAGGGTTTCTACCACGGATTGGTTAATTGGGTTGTGGTCTATGCCGCTGACAAATGCCATGTCGATTTTTATTTCGTCGGGATCGATTTGACTGAGGTAAATCATTGATGAATAGCCAGTGCCAAAGTCGTCGATGGATATTTTAAAGCCCATTTCTTTTAGCTTTCGAATAACGGCGAATAGCTCTTGTGAGTTGTCTAAATCTTGCGATTCGGTGATTTCTAACATGATGTTAGCGCGGTTGATTGGGTGGCTTTCACATAGTTGCTGAATAAACGGGATAAATTGATCGTGCTGGAGATCGAATACCGATAAATTGATAGACAGAGAGATATCTGGCTTGTGCTGATTCATCCACACAAAGGCTTGGCGTAGCGCTATTTTGGTAATTTCAAAGATGAGGCCGCTGTGCTCGGCAATGGGAATGAACACGCCGGGGCTGATAAAGCCGTCTTCTTTGTCGTGCCAGCGCATTAAGGTTTCGCCGCCAATGACTCGTTGGGTAAATAAGTCGACTTTAGGTTGAATGTAGATTTCCAGTGCTTGTCGTTCGATAGCTAGCTCAAGTTTGTTGAGTAAGTTAACGCGTTCTTTCGCTTGTAGATCGAGGTTGATATCAAACAATGCCCAATCGCTGCTTTGTCGTTTTGCTTCAATGACGGCGGTGCTCGCTCTGCGATAGAGTTCGACGGGATCGTCTTTCATGTCGCTGACATCGAGAATACTGGCTCTGATTTGGATGTTGATGTGATTGGTAACTTGCGCGGTTGCGCTATGCCAACAGTTAATCACATTGTTGACCTGTGTTTCTGAGCTTTGCTCGCCTCTAACTAAGACTAAAACCTGCTTGGTGCCCATGAAAATAACTGAGTAGCTCTCGTTGCGAATTAACGAAATATCGCAGCTCCATGGCTGTTGAGTTAGTGCTTTATTAAACTCATTTAGGCAATTGGCAATGTATTTTGTCACTACCACGCTGCCGAGGAGGGTGGTTTGTTCATCGACGCCTTCCAGCTTGATTAAAACCATTTTTAAGCTGGCATCTTGTCCGCTTTTTTTTGCTAGCTGAG harbors:
- a CDS encoding EAL domain-containing protein translates to MDFKKISALIITLVILSCSFYSIGADIVISKAQPKVNILQPLATLKTNSQLDPNQLLYSKEFTPELFAESNQASRAIYWHRLSIRSEIASENNTIALLFQSHVIEQLDVYLYRDGVLDRTAQLGLKNRPALTSTYHGVLFEFELVPNERATLLIRKESKGPKIMPITVMSHQPLADYKINILMFYGVIIGIFIALSGYNAIIYALHRSATYKWYMLYQTAVFLEFSALFGFGYFIFPEASIRWLAQHISMININLIWFALLFSCYFLEMKTYSKKLYKFISRTHWLLPAISLLGFVLPEYTMMAISTPLLLAVAITCIYVGYKALIKGYSPASIYLLSWLSIVIGGLVGISTYAGFLPQNVITMHAFLIGSLLELYILSIALAKRLEFNELQQKRKSFIDPIYKLPNSNFYYQEFKTQLAKKSGQDASLKMVLIKLEGVDEQTTLLGSVVVTKYIANCLNEFNKALTQQPWSCDISLIRNESYSVIFMGTKQVLVLVRGEQSSETQVNNVINCWHSATAQVTNHINIQIRASILDVSDMKDDPVELYRRASTAVIEAKRQSSDWALFDINLDLQAKERVNLLNKLELAIERQALEIYIQPKVDLFTQRVIGGETLMRWHDKEDGFISPGVFIPIAEHSGLIFEITKIALRQAFVWMNQHKPDISLSINLSVFDLQHDQFIPFIQQLCESHPINRANIMLEITESQDLDNSQELFAVIRKLKEMGFKISIDDFGTGYSSMIYLSQIDPDEIKIDMAFVSGIDHNPINQSVVETLLKLAKTLQSETIIEGIENDGELEVIRTLGGKYGQGYYWSPAIKTDEFYRQYLQSVESVD